A region of uncultured Desulfobacter sp. DNA encodes the following proteins:
- a CDS encoding AAA family ATPase yields MKLIACYSNKGGVGKTAASVNLAYASALSGNRTLLCDLDPQGASGFYFRVKPSEKLKNETFFEDNKKFTNAIRESDFHNLDLLPANMSFRDFDIFLSRMKKSRSRLNKALKPVDGEYDIVLLDCPPNISLLSENVFKVADRIVVPVIPTTLSQRTLEQLYIFFKTQKYDSSKIFPFFSMVQQSKSLHVQIMEEIRAGYEQVMDTWIPFSTHIERMGVHRAPALSYAEKEAAVAAYAKLWQEIHNQ; encoded by the coding sequence ATGAAACTGATTGCCTGTTATTCCAACAAGGGCGGTGTGGGAAAAACCGCGGCTTCTGTCAACCTGGCATATGCCAGTGCATTAAGCGGTAACCGGACACTTCTGTGCGATCTGGATCCCCAGGGGGCCTCTGGATTTTATTTTCGTGTCAAGCCCAGCGAAAAACTGAAAAATGAGACCTTTTTTGAAGATAACAAAAAATTTACCAATGCCATCAGAGAAAGCGACTTTCATAATCTTGACCTTTTGCCTGCCAACATGAGTTTCAGGGATTTTGATATTTTCCTGTCCCGGATGAAAAAAAGCCGCTCCCGGCTGAACAAGGCGTTAAAGCCCGTTGACGGCGAATATGACATTGTCCTGCTGGACTGCCCCCCCAATATCTCGCTGCTGTCGGAAAATGTATTCAAGGTGGCGGATCGTATTGTGGTGCCGGTGATTCCCACGACGTTGTCCCAGAGAACCCTTGAGCAGCTGTATATATTTTTTAAAACCCAGAAGTATGACTCATCCAAAATTTTCCCGTTTTTTTCCATGGTCCAGCAGAGTAAATCCCTGCATGTTCAGATCATGGAGGAGATCCGGGCCGGTTATGAACAGGTGATGGACACCTGGATACCCTTTTCCACCCACATCGAGCGCATGGGCGTCCACAGGGCGCCGGCCCTGTCCTATGCCGAAAAGGAAGCGGCGGTGGCAGCTTACGCAAAATTATGGCAGGAAATTCACAATCAATGA
- a CDS encoding RNA-binding domain-containing protein has product MLKTELLEIIANGENSGVEFKRDDVRPEQLAKEVVALLNFQGGRVFIGVDDNGTISGIQRPNIEEWVMNVISEKVHPSILPFYEEVKVDENTRVAVLTFPQGNSKPYVRRHKKAEEVFIRVGSTSRLATREQQMRLYEIGGMLHTELLPISRTSSQNLDFVRLENYLRQILNDPDMPSSQDDWEHRLANLGFLSEPHGMCTIAGMVLFGKKPRQILKQSGLRIFAFDGTDKEYKAKLDVILDAPLSGRWDFSQGAKQLIDDGLVERLVQTITPFISEESSELNLGLQREKRWFYPIEAVREVLVNALVHRDWTRFVDIEIGIYSDRFEVISPGSLQNSMTVAKMLAGQRYTRNTVIMEVMRDYGYVDFRGMGLRTKVVPLMRSHNGCDPIFEATEDYLKVTLPKRSDTQ; this is encoded by the coding sequence ATGTTAAAAACAGAATTGCTTGAAATCATTGCCAATGGTGAAAATTCCGGTGTGGAGTTCAAAAGAGACGATGTCCGGCCCGAACAGCTGGCTAAAGAAGTTGTGGCCTTGCTTAATTTCCAGGGGGGCAGGGTCTTCATAGGGGTTGATGACAATGGGACTATTTCCGGCATTCAAAGGCCGAATATTGAAGAGTGGGTCATGAATGTCATTTCAGAAAAAGTTCATCCGTCTATCCTGCCTTTTTATGAAGAGGTAAAAGTTGATGAGAATACAAGAGTTGCGGTTCTCACTTTTCCCCAGGGCAATAGTAAGCCCTATGTCAGACGGCACAAAAAAGCAGAAGAGGTGTTCATTCGTGTGGGGTCAACTTCGCGGCTTGCGACCCGTGAACAGCAAATGAGGCTGTATGAAATAGGGGGGATGCTTCACACTGAGTTATTGCCGATTTCCCGTACGTCATCCCAAAACCTGGATTTTGTTCGTCTGGAAAATTATCTGCGACAGATTTTAAATGATCCTGATATGCCCTCATCCCAGGATGATTGGGAACACAGATTGGCAAATCTTGGCTTTCTATCCGAACCCCATGGGATGTGTACAATTGCCGGAATGGTGCTTTTTGGGAAAAAACCACGACAGATTTTGAAACAAAGCGGTTTACGCATATTTGCTTTTGACGGTACGGATAAAGAATATAAAGCTAAGTTAGATGTGATTCTGGATGCGCCGCTTTCAGGCCGGTGGGATTTTTCACAAGGTGCAAAACAACTCATTGATGACGGGCTGGTTGAACGTTTAGTTCAGACAATTACGCCTTTTATTTCTGAAGAGTCAAGTGAACTTAACTTGGGCTTACAGCGTGAAAAACGATGGTTTTATCCCATTGAAGCTGTTCGAGAAGTGCTGGTCAATGCACTGGTTCACAGGGACTGGACTCGTTTTGTTGATATTGAAATCGGTATTTACTCTGATCGTTTTGAAGTGATCAGTCCAGGAAGCCTTCAAAACTCCATGACCGTTGCCAAGATGCTTGCCGGGCAGCGTTATACTCGAAACACGGTCATCATGGAAGTTATGCGTGACTATGGCTATGTTGATTTCCGTGGAATGGGACTTAGAACAAAAGTTGTCCCTTTGATGCGATCCCATAATGGTTGTGATCCAATATTTGAAGCAACTGAGGATTATCTGAAGGTCACTCTCCCGAAAAGGAGTGATACTCAATGA
- a CDS encoding metalloregulator ArsR/SmtB family transcription factor: MDICSEKCINPELVEITAKQMPLPDTILGLAEIFKALSDASRVKIVTALLYNEHCVCDLSVLCGQSESAVSHQLRLLRTLRIVKNRREGKRVYYSLDDDHVRTLIQMTLEHITYQHT; the protein is encoded by the coding sequence TTGGATATTTGTTCAGAAAAATGCATCAATCCGGAACTGGTTGAAATAACTGCAAAGCAAATGCCTTTGCCCGATACTATTTTGGGGTTGGCAGAAATATTTAAAGCCTTGAGTGATGCCTCCCGGGTAAAGATCGTCACCGCATTGCTGTATAATGAGCATTGCGTGTGTGATCTTTCCGTGCTGTGCGGTCAGAGCGAGTCTGCTGTATCCCACCAGTTAAGGCTTTTAAGGACTCTTCGGATAGTAAAAAACCGGCGTGAGGGCAAAAGGGTCTATTATTCCCTGGACGATGACCATGTCCGTACCTTGATTCAGATGACCCTGGAACATATTACCTACCAGCATACGTAA
- a CDS encoding alpha-hydroxy-acid oxidizing protein yields MTIWQCTMCSTTMDQENLPEKCSSCGSDNRVIIDRESIPQNLEAVRDRARKNLKGFCAAYPACDGNFDKVCQKEAYGKPIGFGGAGAGFSFRGNVAALEAVRLKLRVVGEHTEPDTSCTFLGTNLDFPVMGASTAGAERYGNAISEEDFCRATIRGCKDAGTMAWRGDTFFYTPEDNPALRAIKKEGLPTVPIFKPRAQDVLKRLIHTAEELGCPAVGVDLDGCGSTIMARHNQPVFRKSVKDIKELVQATSLPFIAKGIMTVEDAVSCADAGVKVVSVSNHGGRVLDATPGTAEVLPDIAAQLKGRVIITADGGVRTGYDVIKMLALGADFVLLGRDIIRAAVGAGSLGVKLHMEHIHKILKKAMFMTGVTTIDEIDSSILY; encoded by the coding sequence ATGACTATCTGGCAATGCACCATGTGCTCCACGACCATGGACCAGGAAAACCTTCCCGAAAAGTGCAGCAGCTGCGGATCTGACAACAGGGTTATTATTGACAGGGAATCAATTCCCCAAAATCTTGAAGCCGTCCGGGACAGGGCACGAAAAAATCTGAAAGGGTTTTGTGCAGCCTACCCCGCCTGTGACGGCAATTTTGATAAAGTCTGCCAGAAAGAGGCCTATGGCAAACCCATTGGATTTGGCGGTGCCGGTGCTGGGTTTTCCTTTCGGGGAAATGTTGCGGCCCTTGAGGCCGTGCGCCTGAAATTACGGGTGGTGGGGGAGCATACCGAACCTGACACCTCCTGCACATTTTTAGGTACAAATCTTGATTTTCCGGTTATGGGTGCATCCACGGCCGGTGCCGAGCGCTACGGCAATGCCATAAGTGAAGAGGATTTCTGCAGGGCCACCATCCGGGGCTGTAAAGATGCCGGCACCATGGCCTGGCGGGGAGATACCTTTTTTTATACCCCCGAGGATAATCCTGCCCTCAGAGCCATAAAAAAAGAAGGGCTGCCCACCGTCCCCATCTTCAAACCCAGAGCCCAGGACGTTCTCAAACGGCTTATCCATACGGCGGAAGAGCTGGGATGTCCTGCTGTGGGCGTGGATCTTGACGGATGCGGATCCACCATCATGGCCCGGCATAATCAGCCGGTATTCCGCAAGAGTGTGAAGGATATCAAGGAACTGGTCCAGGCCACGTCTCTGCCCTTCATTGCCAAAGGGATCATGACGGTGGAAGATGCCGTAAGTTGTGCTGACGCCGGCGTCAAGGTGGTCAGTGTCTCCAATCACGGCGGCCGGGTTCTCGATGCAACACCGGGAACCGCGGAAGTGCTTCCCGATATTGCCGCACAGCTTAAAGGCCGGGTCATCATTACTGCGGACGGAGGCGTCAGGACCGGCTATGACGTGATCAAGATGCTGGCTCTTGGTGCCGATTTTGTTCTGCTTGGCAGGGATATAATCCGGGCGGCCGTGGGCGCGGGTTCCCTGGGGGTTAAACTGCACATGGAGCATATTCACAAGATATTGAAAAAAGCCATGTTCATGACCGGGGTCACCACCATTGACGAGATTGATTCATCAATATTGTACTGA
- a CDS encoding flavodoxin family protein: MNVLLLQGGAKKNGNTAQVLEWVTQELIRLGHDVETINLHSKNLKGCMGCAQCKPILDAPGCIQRDDMTEILEKIVKSQAVIFSSPLYFWGVNAQLKSVIDRTYSLYATVPEHTSLVEGQRQGLLMTGGGPFENNAAEAFTAFGRMQKYHKSVKAAELFVGGCSTPDKLADSVKDQAYEFARKLTGQN; this comes from the coding sequence ATGAACGTACTGCTGCTCCAAGGGGGCGCCAAAAAAAACGGAAATACGGCACAGGTACTGGAATGGGTTACACAAGAGCTGATCCGCCTCGGACATGACGTGGAAACAATCAACCTGCATTCAAAAAACCTTAAAGGATGCATGGGCTGTGCACAATGCAAACCGATCCTGGATGCACCGGGCTGTATTCAACGGGATGATATGACTGAGATTCTTGAAAAAATAGTTAAATCCCAGGCTGTTATCTTTTCCTCTCCCCTATATTTCTGGGGCGTGAATGCCCAGCTTAAATCCGTCATCGACCGTACGTATAGCCTGTATGCCACGGTACCGGAACATACATCCCTTGTGGAAGGCCAGCGCCAGGGCCTTTTGATGACAGGCGGCGGGCCATTTGAGAATAATGCCGCCGAGGCATTCACCGCATTTGGCAGAATGCAGAAATACCATAAATCAGTCAAGGCCGCAGAACTGTTTGTGGGCGGATGCTCAACCCCGGATAAATTGGCGGATTCCGTCAAAGACCAGGCATATGAATTTGCCCGCAAACTCACAGGGCAGAATTAG
- a CDS encoding thiamine pyrophosphate-dependent enzyme has protein sequence MITSKDYDCNYENKWCPGCGNFQILAAMKNAFAQQQIPPEKLTLISGIGQAGKTPHFLKCNMFHGLHGRALPLATGTKIANNDLTVVVNCGDGDCYGEGGNHFLAAIRRNIDITLLVHNNQIYGLTKGQASPTSSLGMVTKMQTTGTTSSQFSALAVALAAGAGFVARGLSGEPEHLTELIVKAMNYKGFALVDILQPCVSFNKINTLSWYKERAYKLEETDHDPKDFGKAMALAQEWENSLPLGVLYETAGTPLHERVPNLKAKALASHKYDSKLLTETLLQTL, from the coding sequence ATGATTACATCAAAAGACTACGACTGCAATTACGAAAACAAGTGGTGCCCGGGATGCGGTAATTTTCAGATCCTTGCCGCCATGAAAAACGCCTTTGCCCAGCAGCAGATTCCCCCTGAAAAGCTCACGCTGATCTCGGGTATCGGCCAGGCCGGAAAGACACCTCACTTTCTTAAATGCAACATGTTCCATGGACTCCATGGCCGGGCACTGCCCCTGGCAACCGGGACAAAGATCGCCAATAACGATCTCACGGTGGTGGTAAACTGCGGGGACGGGGATTGCTACGGAGAAGGCGGCAACCATTTTCTTGCGGCCATCAGGCGGAATATTGATATTACCCTTCTGGTGCACAACAACCAGATTTACGGGCTCACCAAGGGCCAGGCGTCTCCCACATCAAGTCTGGGTATGGTCACAAAGATGCAGACCACAGGCACCACATCATCGCAGTTCTCTGCTTTGGCCGTGGCCCTGGCCGCAGGCGCCGGATTTGTGGCCCGGGGACTGTCCGGAGAACCGGAACATTTGACTGAACTTATTGTCAAGGCCATGAATTACAAGGGGTTTGCCCTGGTGGATATTTTACAGCCCTGTGTCTCCTTTAATAAAATAAATACCTTAAGCTGGTATAAAGAGCGGGCCTATAAACTGGAGGAGACAGATCATGACCCGAAAGATTTTGGCAAGGCAATGGCCCTGGCCCAGGAGTGGGAAAACAGTCTTCCGCTGGGCGTGTTGTATGAGACTGCCGGCACGCCATTGCACGAACGGGTTCCCAATCTTAAAGCCAAGGCCCTGGCCTCACATAAGTATGACAGCAAACTTTTGACAGAAACACTATTACAAACTCTATAG
- a CDS encoding CHAD domain-containing protein has protein sequence MNLPASQTYTLSADINVKKINAILKDANMTLVGNACEPPCESEEGTVLDTFDAVVYNSNALLIQIGSDLLRICWSGDSMVQAAPESEWKFAGDLPQGPVRDLLMKQSSLRAFMPVGQVTLVRDTLSLLDDEHKTCCRIESITLNRGKHTWSWLRTCPMRGYSDSHALICGILEKMEKPALPSEVLKLRISDYTSKPAILLSENDPARTSLCTIVQAFLQVTRRNEPGLIEDLDTEFLHQWRVSLRKVRSVLTLFKGVVAPDTLDRLKQDFRDIMQDTNLMRDRDVYLLSRNDYFALVPPQAHPGLGVLFEMLQRDRDEAFEKVKTLLKSKAYKKQIKSIQKLFENPEDLPQGPKADAPSKKFAANLVLKRYKTVCRLAANITDKTPDETIHELRIHCKKLRYLIESAQPLFDDNQVKDLLKTLKGLQEHLGSFNDQSVQQATLAHCLERYPSTEPNAKALAESIGALMAMLYRKQLDERRMIIENLSGFYSPQTQAAFHALFDLKRIAANPKPETGGQDKTQVDSGGDKEL, from the coding sequence ATGAATCTTCCAGCCTCACAAACGTATACGCTGTCGGCCGATATCAATGTCAAAAAGATAAATGCCATTCTCAAAGATGCAAACATGACCCTTGTGGGCAATGCCTGTGAGCCCCCATGTGAGAGCGAAGAAGGGACTGTTCTGGATACCTTTGACGCGGTTGTTTACAATTCCAATGCACTTTTAATCCAGATTGGATCCGATCTGCTCAGAATCTGCTGGTCTGGCGATTCAATGGTCCAGGCCGCACCGGAATCTGAATGGAAATTTGCCGGGGATCTTCCCCAGGGTCCTGTCAGGGATCTGCTCATGAAACAGTCTTCCCTGCGTGCCTTCATGCCGGTGGGGCAGGTGACCCTGGTCCGGGATACCTTAAGTCTTTTAGACGATGAACACAAAACCTGCTGCCGCATTGAATCCATCACCTTGAACCGGGGGAAACATACCTGGTCCTGGCTGCGGACATGCCCCATGCGCGGCTACAGTGACAGCCATGCATTGATCTGCGGCATCTTGGAAAAAATGGAAAAGCCGGCACTTCCGTCAGAGGTTCTCAAACTCAGGATTTCGGATTATACATCCAAGCCCGCTATTCTCCTGTCCGAGAATGATCCGGCCAGGACAAGCCTTTGTACCATTGTTCAAGCCTTTTTACAGGTCACCCGCCGCAACGAACCAGGACTCATTGAAGATCTGGACACCGAGTTTCTTCACCAGTGGCGGGTCAGTCTGCGCAAGGTTCGTTCCGTGCTGACCCTGTTTAAAGGCGTTGTCGCCCCTGACACCCTTGACCGGTTGAAACAGGATTTCAGGGATATCATGCAGGATACCAACCTGATGCGGGACAGGGATGTGTATCTTTTATCCAGGAACGATTATTTTGCCCTGGTTCCTCCCCAGGCTCATCCCGGCCTTGGGGTCCTTTTTGAAATGCTGCAGCGGGATCGAGATGAAGCTTTTGAAAAAGTAAAAACCCTGCTGAAATCCAAAGCTTATAAAAAACAGATAAAATCCATTCAAAAGTTATTCGAAAATCCTGAAGACTTGCCCCAAGGCCCCAAGGCCGATGCCCCGTCAAAGAAATTTGCCGCCAACCTGGTTTTAAAACGATATAAAACAGTGTGCCGCCTTGCCGCAAATATCACCGACAAAACACCCGATGAGACCATTCATGAACTGCGCATTCATTGCAAAAAGCTGCGGTATCTCATTGAATCAGCCCAGCCTTTATTTGATGACAACCAGGTAAAAGATCTGCTGAAAACCCTTAAAGGGCTGCAGGAGCACCTGGGAAGTTTCAACGACCAGTCTGTCCAGCAGGCGACCCTGGCCCATTGTCTGGAACGTTATCCGTCCACTGAGCCCAATGCCAAGGCCCTGGCCGAAAGCATCGGCGCCTTGATGGCCATGCTTTACCGCAAGCAGTTGGACGAGCGCCGGATGATTATTGAAAATCTGTCCGGGTTTTATAGTCCCCAGACACAGGCTGCCTTTCACGCTTTGTTTGATTTAAAACGCATTGCGGCAAACCCGAAACCTGAAACCGGTGGCCAAGACAAAACCCAGGTTGATTCCGGAGGAGATAAAGAGTTATGA
- a CDS encoding CYTH domain-containing protein, whose product MKEIERKFLLAKMPEVSLHSTTCIRQGYISQALDSVEIRLRQKGDAFFMTFKRGQGLVRDEAEIRIDEADFNHLWPLTHGRQVEKQRSKAILENGLTAEIDEFSGALAGLFLCEVEFGDEAQAQAFVPPRWFGAEVTEDSRYKNKSLAENGIPEN is encoded by the coding sequence ATGAAAGAGATAGAACGAAAATTTTTGCTGGCAAAGATGCCGGAAGTTTCTTTGCACTCCACCACCTGTATCCGGCAGGGCTATATTTCCCAAGCCTTGGATTCTGTGGAGATCAGGCTTCGCCAGAAAGGCGATGCATTTTTCATGACCTTTAAACGGGGCCAGGGCCTTGTGAGGGACGAAGCTGAAATCAGGATTGATGAGGCGGATTTCAATCATCTATGGCCCTTGACCCACGGGCGGCAGGTAGAAAAACAACGGTCCAAAGCCATCCTTGAAAACGGTCTTACCGCCGAGATCGATGAATTTTCCGGTGCGCTTGCAGGGTTGTTCCTTTGCGAGGTGGAATTCGGTGATGAAGCCCAGGCCCAGGCCTTTGTTCCGCCCCGGTGGTTTGGGGCGGAAGTGACTGAAGACAGCCGGTATAAAAATAAAAGCCTTGCCGAAAACGGTATTCCCGAAAACTAA
- a CDS encoding type I restriction endonuclease, with product MPLGIDGEHITIHLIDFYAPQNNHCVLSQQVQFTGARDCYFDLVLYVNGLPLVAGEVKTPVRDAISWQDGAADFLGGGATSTTGKIRKPFLFPTCSVLPRKEKHFITGP from the coding sequence ATGCCCCTTGGCATAGATGGTGAGCACATCACCATTCATCTGATTGATTTTTATGCGCCGCAAAACAACCATTGTGTCTTGAGCCAACAAGTGCAGTTCACTGGGGCAAGGGATTGTTACTTTGATCTGGTGCTGTATGTCAACGGCCTGCCTCTGGTGGCCGGCGAGGTCAAAACCCCGGTACGCGATGCCATCAGCTGGCAGGATGGTGCGGCGGATTTCCTGGGGGGGGGGGCAACAAGCACTACTGGGAAAATAAGAAAGCCTTTTTTGTTCCCAACCTGCTCTGTTTTGCCTCGGAAGGAAAAACATTTTATTACGGGACCATAG
- a CDS encoding SO_0444 family Cu/Zn efflux transporter: MITIKQIFFEIWHVYLDVSVFMLFGFFVAALLHVFFKADKIKNYLGKGRVKPVLLSALVGIPIPLCSCGVIPVVAGLKRQGANDGAALAFMIATPESGVDSIAVSWAMLDPVMTIIRPIAGFVTAILTGIAENYFNSPKPQKEKSVTQDLFFNVAPGSGCSCSSCGSGNAQDLGQKIIQPPLSQRLMQGLNFAFGDLLTDISKPFAIGVLIAGVITFFFPAELGDWSRSNPFLSMLVMLVAGIPMYVCATSSTPIAAALILKGLNPGAALVFLLAGPATNVATMGMVKNIFGTRALVIYLGMIAVCSMVMGYMLDLSYRLLDIRATAVIGKAGEVIPHNVELAAALVLAGLLLRNMFMHKHLHGQSHNHEHK, from the coding sequence ATGATTACAATAAAACAAATATTTTTTGAAATTTGGCATGTTTATCTGGATGTGTCGGTATTTATGCTTTTTGGCTTTTTCGTGGCTGCTTTGCTCCATGTGTTTTTCAAAGCAGATAAAATTAAAAACTATCTGGGAAAAGGCCGGGTCAAACCTGTACTGCTCTCGGCATTAGTTGGCATTCCAATCCCTTTGTGCAGTTGCGGCGTAATTCCGGTGGTGGCGGGTTTGAAAAGACAGGGAGCCAATGACGGGGCAGCCCTCGCCTTTATGATCGCCACGCCGGAGTCAGGCGTGGATTCCATTGCCGTATCCTGGGCCATGCTTGATCCGGTGATGACAATAATACGGCCCATTGCGGGTTTTGTTACGGCTATATTAACGGGCATTGCAGAAAATTATTTTAACAGCCCAAAGCCCCAAAAGGAAAAATCCGTTACCCAGGATCTATTTTTCAATGTGGCCCCAGGCTCTGGATGCTCGTGCAGTTCCTGTGGGAGTGGTAACGCACAAGACTTGGGGCAAAAAATAATCCAGCCACCTTTGTCCCAGCGCCTGATGCAGGGATTGAACTTTGCCTTTGGCGACCTTTTAACTGATATCAGTAAACCTTTTGCCATCGGCGTATTAATTGCCGGGGTTATTACATTCTTTTTTCCTGCTGAACTGGGGGACTGGTCCAGGAGTAATCCATTCCTTTCCATGCTGGTGATGCTGGTGGCAGGCATTCCCATGTATGTGTGCGCCACATCCTCCACCCCCATTGCAGCGGCCCTTATTCTCAAAGGGCTTAACCCCGGGGCCGCTCTGGTATTCCTTCTGGCAGGTCCTGCCACCAATGTCGCCACCATGGGGATGGTGAAAAATATATTCGGCACCCGGGCCCTGGTTATCTACCTGGGCATGATTGCGGTATGCTCCATGGTTATGGGGTATATGCTGGACTTGAGCTACCGGTTACTGGACATCCGGGCAACGGCCGTGATCGGCAAGGCCGGTGAAGTGATCCCTCATAATGTGGAGTTGGCCGCTGCCCTGGTTCTGGCAGGATTGCTTTTAAGAAATATGTTTATGCACAAACATCTTCATGGGCAAAGCCACAACCATGAACACAAATAA
- a CDS encoding 4Fe-4S dicluster domain-containing protein, with translation MTVEEKQQTQMGVAKFIKENCVVYTDTNCGACSEHCPTKAVHMKPYLNAVGRKLVIPEVDKTICVGGGGCEHACPTKPFKAIYVDGNPKHKTAQKPKEKKYRWMLVRISFLNKMGLYLKYLTRTLIASVIQCILEKE, from the coding sequence TTGACGGTAGAGGAAAAGCAGCAGACCCAGATGGGCGTGGCAAAATTTATAAAAGAAAACTGCGTGGTCTATACGGACACCAACTGCGGAGCCTGCTCGGAACACTGTCCCACCAAGGCTGTGCACATGAAGCCCTACCTGAATGCGGTCGGCCGCAAGCTGGTCATCCCCGAGGTGGACAAGACCATCTGCGTGGGCGGCGGCGGATGCGAGCATGCCTGCCCCACAAAGCCCTTCAAAGCCATCTATGTCGACGGCAATCCAAAGCATAAAACTGCCCAAAAACCGAAAGAAAAAAAATATAGATGGATGCTGGTGAGGATTTCCTTTTTAAACAAAATGGGATTATATTTAAAATACTTGACTCGGACTCTCATTGCTTCTGTTATTCAGTGCATTTTAGAAAAAGAATAG
- a CDS encoding 2-oxoacid:acceptor oxidoreductase subunit alpha codes for MKTDVTLKIAGAAGQGIQTIGDLLSEVCHHSGLFTFSVDDFESRVRGGHNFNLMRISDKLVAAPGNKLDILVCINTDAYELHKNELRPDGIAIVNAGEIGKENKTRFDIPLKKLAEEAGGKITANTVAAGAVLSMLGVPFSVLADILKKRFAAKGEKTVALNIAAARKGFDAAQGLSLDTGFTWEAKQSNNVILSGAKAAALGALAADCRFFPFYPMSPATGVLTNVVSYTDKLPVVVEQAEDEIAAVIMAIGASFAGVRAMTATSGGGFCLMTEGLGLAAMTETPLVILNAQRPGPATGLPTRTGQADLLFSIHASQDDFPRFVFAPGTPVETFETMKKAFHLAEKYQVPAIVLLDQFLADYRMTEINTLTVDSEIERFYEPNDSGDDDHPYLRYALTQDGVSPQRLPCSGPGFVRVTGNEHNPEGHISENAENKIAMTQKRAGKVHNMLKEMEAPTLVNPSAPVFLVGWGSTRGNILEAAQQLNSQGMEVGAVVFKDLWPMDGQAVGKVLAGKRLIMVEQNESGQLKLLLAQQTGITAFDTILKYDGRPFFPDYIVQKAKEILK; via the coding sequence ATGAAAACTGACGTAACACTAAAAATTGCGGGTGCGGCGGGGCAGGGGATCCAGACCATCGGTGATCTGCTTTCCGAGGTGTGTCACCACAGCGGATTGTTTACATTCTCTGTGGATGATTTTGAATCAAGAGTCCGGGGCGGGCACAATTTCAATCTGATGCGGATCAGCGACAAGCTGGTTGCGGCCCCCGGAAACAAGCTTGATATCCTTGTCTGCATTAATACCGATGCCTATGAGTTACATAAAAACGAGTTACGCCCCGACGGCATTGCCATTGTCAATGCCGGTGAGATCGGAAAAGAAAATAAGACTCGTTTTGACATCCCCTTAAAAAAACTGGCAGAAGAGGCCGGTGGAAAAATCACCGCCAACACTGTGGCGGCAGGGGCTGTGCTGTCAATGCTCGGGGTGCCGTTCAGTGTGCTGGCCGATATTTTGAAAAAACGGTTTGCCGCCAAGGGTGAGAAAACAGTGGCGCTGAATATTGCCGCCGCCCGGAAAGGATTTGATGCCGCCCAGGGCTTAAGCCTGGATACCGGCTTCACATGGGAAGCAAAACAGAGCAACAATGTTATCTTAAGCGGGGCCAAGGCCGCAGCCTTGGGAGCCCTTGCGGCCGACTGCCGTTTTTTCCCCTTTTACCCCATGAGTCCTGCCACAGGTGTGCTCACCAATGTGGTTTCCTATACTGATAAACTTCCCGTTGTTGTTGAGCAGGCAGAAGATGAGATTGCCGCTGTAATCATGGCCATTGGTGCGTCCTTTGCCGGTGTCCGGGCCATGACCGCAACTTCGGGCGGGGGCTTTTGCCTCATGACCGAAGGGCTGGGGCTTGCCGCGATGACGGAAACGCCGCTGGTCATCCTCAATGCCCAGCGGCCGGGGCCTGCCACGGGACTTCCCACCAGGACCGGTCAGGCCGATCTGCTGTTTTCCATCCACGCCTCCCAGGATGACTTCCCCCGGTTTGTTTTTGCACCGGGCACACCTGTGGAGACATTTGAAACCATGAAGAAGGCATTCCATCTGGCCGAAAAATACCAGGTTCCAGCTATTGTTCTTCTTGACCAGTTTCTGGCTGACTATCGGATGACGGAAATTAATACCCTTACGGTGGATTCTGAAATTGAACGCTTTTATGAGCCAAACGACTCCGGCGATGACGATCATCCGTACTTAAGATATGCGCTGACCCAGGATGGTGTTTCTCCACAAAGACTGCCCTGTTCAGGTCCTGGGTTTGTCCGGGTGACGGGAAATGAACATAATCCCGAAGGACACATCAGCGAAAATGCAGAAAATAAAATTGCCATGACCCAGAAACGCGCCGGAAAGGTGCACAACATGCTCAAAGAGATGGAGGCACCGACCCTGGTGAACCCCTCCGCTCCGGTTTTTCTTGTGGGATGGGGCTCCACAAGGGGAAATATTCTGGAAGCTGCCCAACAGCTTAACTCCCAGGGCATGGAGGTCGGCGCTGTGGTATTCAAAGATCTGTGGCCCATGGACGGGCAGGCCGTGGGGAAAGTATTGGCCGGCAAGCGTTTGATCATGGTGGAACAAAATGAGTCCGGCCAGTTGAAACTTCTGCTTGCCCAGCAGACCGGCATCACAGCCTTTGACACTATTCTCAAATATGACGGCAGACCTTTTTTTCCGGACTATATTGTTCAAAAGGCAAAGGAGATTTTGAAATAA